A stretch of the Ostrea edulis chromosome 9, xbOstEdul1.1, whole genome shotgun sequence genome encodes the following:
- the LOC125658523 gene encoding neuronal acetylcholine receptor subunit alpha-10-like, with product MNIQYFPFDVQSCFLVFGSWSYDMRYINIIPVNRDADLDIYAENSEFDLVDYSTDNYTFMYVGFPAPFAYTRYKITMKRKPLYYLFNILMPTILLTMIALLGFFVHGSGEKISIGITTLLSMVVFQMVVADRLPPVSDAIPLISIYYGISILIISISTSINVFTLYLYNCGESGCEIPGLLKRICLGRLARIICTFRPLKELQGHKDQQRQYIKTSGVEENPMKSLLQDRENPKTGRKSPDGEKECADLEEELRMSLRCIRHVIHEHDKHTEEQERSDSLKREWHDLAHVIDRLSLLIFLTINGCLIIGLVALNNS from the exons ATGAACATCCAGTACTTTCCTTTTGACGTCCAGTCCTGCTTCCTTGTATTCGGATCATGGTCTTACGACAtgagatacatcaacattatacCCGTTAACCGAGATGCTGACCTAGATATTTACGCCGAAAATTCCGAGTTTGACCTTGTAGACTACAGCACAGATAACTACACGTTTATGTACGTTGGGTTTCCTGCTCCATTTGCCTACACCAGATACAAAATAACGATGAAACGTAAACCGCTGTACtatttgtttaatattttgatGCCAACGATATTACTTACCATGATTGCTCTGCTTGGGTTTTTTGTCCACGGTTCTGGGGAGAAGATATCTATTGGGATCACCACTTTGTTGTCCATGGTGGTTTTCCAGATGGTTGTCGCTGATCGTCTTCCCCCGGTGTCGGATGCCATCCCTCTGATTA GCATATATTACGGGATATCAATCTTGATAATCTCGATTTCAACAAGCATCAATGTGTTTACACTCTATCTATACAACTGTGGCGAGTCTGGCTGTGAAATCCCTGGATTGTTAAAAAGGATCTGTTTAGGACGCCTGGCGAGGATTATCTGCACCTTTCGACCATTAAAAGAACTCCAGGGACACAAAGACCAG CAGAGACAGTACATTAAGACCTCGGGAGTAGAGGAAAATCCTATGAAGTCTCTCCTCCAAGACAGGGAAAATCCCAAAACTGGAAGGAAATCTCCTGATGGAGAAAAGGAATGTGCAGATCTTGAAGAGGAATTGAGAATGTCTTTACGATGTATCAGACATGTTATCCACGAACACGACAAACACACTGAGGAACAGGAGCGCTCTGATTCTTTAAAACGCGAATGGCATGACCTGGCCCACGTGATTGACAGATTGTCTCTCCTCATTTTCCTGACAATAAATGGCTGTTTAATCATCGGTCTGGTTGCTTTGAACAATTCTTGA